TACTCACCGAGAGTAGCGCTGTAGACATCCAGTGCGCGCTCGCCATCGAGCTCAAACAGCACATTCTCATCGCAGCGCGTGACTTTCCTCGCCGGGCCGGAAGCAGTACCCAGCCCGCGAATGACCCGCAAGCGAAATGCAGGTCGCGGCCATAGAGTCCGACCGCCACCACGTGATCATCCGTGGCACCCGATGGTCCCAGCGTCCGAGTGCGAACAAATTTTCCGCCATCACCCGCGAGCCCGCCGGAGATTTTCACCTCGCACGGAGGTATCGATTGCACTTTGGCAACCAACGCGCTGCCATTGATCGCCACCCGGTGTTAAAGGCAGAACCGCGAGCGGATTTTCAGCAACGGCGCTTGCGCCGGCCACGCGCCAACCGCAAACGATTCCGGCATCGACGCAATGCGAATGGTTTTGACGTCAACCATGGTTCGATCAAGCTCGATCGCCGTGACACTGGCAGTGCTGTCGTAAACACGATTGCCGTGTATTTCGCCCGCCGTCGAGCAACCAGCGAACGCGTCACGTGGAAATCGCCGGCGCAGTGCCAACCAGCGCCGGATTCGAGAAGAACCTAACGCCGCCAAATACCAGCGCAATCCGGGACTCAAGACCAGAAGGCTTTGCAGATCCCCATCAGGTTCGACCGTATTTTCAACCAAGACCTGTTGGGTTTCATATGTTCTCCAGTGCTCCAGACTCATGCGTTTCATCAAAATTATTGCCGCCGGATGTCGAGGATTTCGCTCGGGCGCAAAAACGCAATCACGCACAGCGAGGCGAAGTGACCGCCGCTTTGCTCCGGGATGAATTTTCAGGCGGCTTCAACTGTCCACGCCTTTTGTATGGACGTGTCGAGGTCAAGGCGTCAAAAACATCGGCGACGGCAACTAGTACGCCCGGAAAGGGAATTTTCTCGCCGGCGATTCCGCGCGGGTAGCCGGACCCGTCGAATTTTTCGTGGTAGGATCCGGCGATTTCCTGCGCCAATTGCACCAGTGGTTGCTGCCAGCCAGCAGGCGTTCGCCGATTTCCGCGTGCCGCCGCATGACGGTGAGCTCGCCCGTCATCAGGCGTCCAGGCTAACAGGATGATCGGGGCGATTTTGCCGACATCGTGAAGTGGTGACGCGACAACATCATCTCCTGAAATTCCGCCGGAAGCGCATCAATTCCTTGCAATCAGCGCGGAGTGTTCGACATGCGCGGAAGCATTGCGATCCCGTTTCCGAATCGGTATTCGACCGCCTTGGACAGACCGCGGATAAGGTCGCGTTCGCTCTGAATGATTTTTCCACGCACATTCAACTTCGGTCTGCAGCGGCGTCGCGCGATCCGGAGCATTTTTTGAGCGCCGCGAGCAGAAGATTGCGCACGCGGGTGCGAAACTCAATGGTGTCCACCGGCGGCAGAAATTCCGTGGCGCCGACGGTCAGCGCTTCGCGCCGTGTCGCCTTTTTCATTTTTCGGTCGTGACCGCGATGATCCGGAATATCGGTGCGACCCGGCATGGCGGTAAATCGGCGGATGAGTTCGAGGCCGTCCATGTTCGGCATCATGTAATCAACCAGCACCAGGTCGGGCATGTTGCAGGTGCACCAGCCGATTGCCTCAGCGGATCTTCAAAAGGTGACCGGACGCGAGCCAGCGACCGTCTGCGCCAGCGCGGACAGCAACAGGACGTTCGTCGCGTTGTCATCGATGATTAGGACGGTCATGGGTTCAAGTGTGCATTGGCGTGCCTGCGATGGTTGATGGGGACGTGTGCTTCCATGCCGGAATGGATCCGCTCACCGGCGGCGTTTTGCGCCAGCGGACGATCATAGCGCCCTACCATGCTTTCAGCAGCGCGCGGCTTTCTTGATGGCGGCAGATCGTCCCGCGCGGTGAATTCGCGTAACTTCCCGCTGAAATTGCCCATTGCGATGGGCAGTTTCGAATTTTATTGCGCAACCCTGCTTATTCCTGAAAATGTGCCGAATCCGTATGCACGCGAGCGCATGTGCAGGCAAGCGCGCGCTTGCCGGTTTCGTTCACTTCTTCGTGATGTCATGTTGTTTGTCCCCAGCGAGCCTGGATCTCGAGGTGTCGTGCGCGCACCAGGTGCTCATCGCGGGTATGTATCGGGCACTAGTACATTGACCGCCTTGGCCGCGGAAACAATGGCCATTCATGATGGTGCGATCAGAGGGCTTCATGGACACCGGCGACATCTTTGAAGAAAAAGCGAAGAGCGCCGAAGAAATCAAAAGCGCGCCTTTCCATCGATTTTCAGCATCGCATCGCACTCATTCAGGTCGACGGCAAGCAGACAGTGGAGGTGTTGCTGTCCAAGATCCCGGGCGATGGTTTTGCGTCGATAGAGAAATTGTGGCGCGATGGTTTCATTCCCCGCGTGGAGGGCAGGCGGCTGCCGCTGGCGCATTACCGGGCGCTGCCAATATCGCCGCTGGCGTACCGGCGACTTTCAATCTGACCGAAGCCAGCAGGGTTCCGCCAGAGTCTAAGTCTTTGCTCGGGCCGGAAGGCGATGGTCTCGCCGTCGCCATTGAGCGTCAAGACAGTCGCGGAATTTGTCAGCCATCCCGAGCGCGTGCGCAGACATCATTGGGCATTTCCGGCGCGGCGCGCGCAAAAGAATTCTGGGCCGCGACCTCGGACTTTCCGGCGGGCTGCGCAATGTCGATTGAATAAAACACAAGGACTGGCGCGGCTTTCCGGCCTAAAATGCCCGAAAGCCCCGCCAGATCTAGGGTTTATGTTGATTGCCGGAATCACTATCAGTCAATCGCAATTGATGGCAGGTTCCTGACCTGCCTCACGATTCAAATGCAACCACCGGCATTCAGTACGACAGCGCTTTCACATTCGGCTTCAGCAGGTGCGCAGCCACGTCGCCGGAGTTTTGCAGCGCTGATGCCTTCCATCAGGTCCGGCGGGTTTCAGTCGCTGTTAGGCAGGAACAAGGCGCAGACTTCGACCTTAGCGCCAGCTTTCAACAGGCCTTACAGCATGTCACTAGGGGTCACGTTGCGTGGCTTGAAGAGCGTGGATTCCTTATTTCTTGACCGCCAGTTGGCCGCCCTCGCTGCATAGCAGCACGCGCACACCGGCTTTCTGTTCGACGGCTTGCGTCGCCATTTACTAACGCCATGCCCTGCGTTTGCGGGTTGCCGGGTTAGTGTGACAGAAAGTTCCGTCGCGGTTTCCGCGTGAAGCAATGCGCACGAAGGCCCAGCGCGAGGACGATGGACGGCTTTTTCATTGTTTTTGAACTCCGGAAAATTAAACAGATTGGCCGAGGCGGGAAGAGCGCACCCCCGTGTTGGCAGCAGTGTTGTGTAGATGGCGAACTATTTCTTTTCGGTGATCGTGTACTCGCCATTGCCGGCAAACTTGATGTCGGCATCGATGAAGTAAGCCTGTACTTTTCCCCAGTAGCTTCACGGTGTCATAGGCCTCGCCAGGTGGGCGCCCGTACCGCAAATAAAGACCACGGGTTTGTCGGTGGGCAACGTAGAAAGTTTCTTCTCAAGCTCGTTGATGGGGATATTCACGGCGCCCTTGGCGGTTCCGGCAGCGAACTCTTTTGCGTCACGCACATCGACCAGCATGATCGATCCGGGATTTTCCTTCCAGACCTTTTCAAACGAGGCGACAGTGACCGGGCCCTTTTCTTTTCCCGGTACCAATGGGCTGCGGACTTGACGCCGCCGCGCTGGTGCCAGAGGACATGAAGTTGCGGCTGTTGCCGTGGCGGGGCGCCGATGCGGTTTTTCCCACTCCGGATAGCCCGGCGGATAGGTGAGGACCGTTGGTATGACCAAGCTTCTTGGCCTTCTCCGCCGATTTGTCGGACAGCACGCATTCCATGCCGCCACAGTAGTAGATCAGTGGCGTGGCTTTGTCGGCAGGAAGCTTGTCGATGTTCTTGTCAAACTCGCTGTCGGAAATGTTGAGGGCGGTTGGAATCATGCCTTTCTCGGCGACGCGTTTCGGTCGTGCGTCGATCAGTACGTAAGCGGCTTTTTCATCCGATCAGCTTCTTGACATGCGCGGCGGACACCAATATCTGAGCGCCCTTCGCCTTCCAGTCCGGTGAGCCGGCCGCATAGACCTTGATATTGGTGTAGCCCAGTTTTCGGCCTTGAATGCGGAATTGTGGCTGAGCATGCATTCGAGACCACCACAATGGAAGAGCAGCAGCGTGGCCTTGTCGGCGGGGAGCTTGTCGACATTTTTGTCGAATTACTATCAGGAATATTTACCGCACCGAGGATGTGGCCCGGATCGTATTGGCGCGCGGCGGGACGCGGGTCGATGATCATCACGCCCTTCTTTGGCGGGATATCGACGTTCTGGCGCATGAAATCGAAATCAACCAGGGTCTTGTAGTAGCCAGCCTTGACATGGATGGCGGCGGGCTGTACAACCGCGGCCGTCGAGAATACGACGGGACTGAGGGCGAGGGCCGCGAGTATCGCGGTCAGCAGGGTCATGCGTTTGGCATTCATAAGGTTCTCCTTGAACGTGCGACAGAATTTACATCAGAGTGAATTTTTCAGTGGATTCGTTGTAGCGCACCAATGCATACCAGAGCAGCAGCAGGCCGCCGCCAATGGCCAGCGTCATCTGAGTTGCCGAGCATTTCGGGAAGGTAGGCCTGAAAGCCGACCGGGTCATTTCAAAGTCTCTACATTGGTTTCGTCAAGTCGAGGTGAGGCCGAATTTCTTGAACAAGGGCGCTCGCGGTGGATCCGGCCCAGGAGAAAGAAAATCGTCACCCAAGCTTGCTGTGACCCTCGCCCATGCGCCAAAGCGAGCCCGATGCGCAGCCGCCGGCAAACACCATGCCGATACCAAAATCAGGCCGCCGACCAGCGAGCCAATCCAGAACGTGGCGGGAATGGCGAGGTAAGGATCGATCACCTTTTTCTGGAAAAGCAATGCGGCGATCGGCATGCCCACGGCCAGTGCCAGAATCACCGCCTTGGTCATCGCGCCTTCACCGGTAATGAAGGGTCGCGGAAGGCGCGGGCAAAGCACAGGCGCGAGCTGCGCATGATGTAGCCGATGGCGAATCCGGCCACGACAATCACCGCACGCGCGGCCAGTTGCTCGTTGGCCGAGCCGTACCAATTCGTGGCCCAGATCAAAACGCCGACGACCACCACAAGTCCCAGCAGGGGATATTTACGTTTGACGCCATCCGGAACCGTGATCGAGGCGGCGCCTTCGATTCCCCAGTCGATATTTTCCAGCGTCCACAACAAAAGCTAGACGCCAATGGCCGCGCCCGCAGGCGGGCAAACCCACATCGCCCAGCCCGCGGGAGAAGGTGCAGCACCGGATTGAAAAGCCACCGGTTGTGCAGCCGCCGGCCAAACGGCGCGCCGATGCCGAGCTTCCACCCGGCTGCCAGATGTGCTCCAGTTTGGGCGCGAGATTGGGCGTGAACTGACCCGACAGCAATGCCGCCGCGAATGCACCCACCACCAGCATGATATTCATCGGCGACATGCGGTGCATGATGAAACTATCCGAGTCATGGGAACGCCGATCAGTGGCCGAGGCCGATCAGGTTGTTGAACCAGTCGCCCCGGAATTTGACGCCGCAAAACGCCCCTACGCAATCCACTGAGCATCAGGCCGATGATCACGAGTATCAGCAGGAGGCGCCGACGAAAGGTGACCATTCCTTGGCGACGACTTTTTCGTAGTCCGATTTGGAAGCCGGCCAGCCAGCCGGCTTCACTCTTAGCGCTCATCTGTTTTTCTCCTTGCTTATCGTTGGCGACATATCGCGCGCGGCAGGCCCCGCGGCTGAATGGCACCGCGCGCCGCCAGCAGGGCAACGATCCAGCTGCAACTAGCCGGTGCGTCGCCGTCCTTGGCGCCTTTGTTGAGGAAGGCTGCGACGTCATCCAGCAATTCCTGGTCCGGCGCATCCGCAAACTTCTCGGCGGCCTTGTTGCCGGCTTTGATCTTGGCACGGTAGGCCTTGCTGACATATTCCTTGACCGTATCCTTGCCTTTCGCGTGCTTGTCGGCCTTCAGATATGCGGCCCACTCGGCCTTTGTCTTCGTGCTTGGGTTGATGGACCCGATCGGCGCGGCGAGATGGCAGGTGGTGCAGACGGCACGGTAATAGACGCGACCGCGTTTCCAGTCGGCATCGTAGGCCTGGGCGGACAATGAAGTGCCAAGCAGGGCCAATACGGCTGCTGCGGCAAGAGTGTGGTTGAGTTTCATGGTTTTGCTCCTTGGTGATTTAGGGTTTGCGGATTATTCAGCTTCTTCCCAGCCGGTGATCATGGTCTTGACTTGGGAGGTGACCTTGTGACCAGTGGTGGCGAGATAAAGATGCGAGATCAGGAATGCCAGCATCAGGAAGGCGCCGACGGTGTGGCCGACAGCAATCCATTCAAGCTGCAGTTTGGTGAGTCCCCACGCGGCCCAATCGGCATAGAAAAGATAGAGCCAGCCGGTAAACCAGATGAGCGGACTGAGCATCGTCAGAATGGCGAGGTAGGTCAGCCGTTGCAGGGGGTTGTGCTTGTTGATATGGCTCGGCTTGAACGGATGGGGTTCGTGCTTGAAGATGCCGGACGAATAGAACTTCGCCATCACGAAAATTTTCTCCCTCGTCGGGATGTAGTGCCGCCATTCACCGGTGGTGAGATGCCAGAAGATCGCGAAAATCCACAATCCCACCAGCGACCAGGCGGCGATGACTGGTAGGCCACCGCCTTTTTCGAAGCCGAAGTTGGTATAAGTGCCGTGGATTTCAAAGCCGGTAAGCATCAGGAAGATGATCAGGGCGGCCTGCGACCAGTGCCAGAAGCGCTCGAAGGCCTTGAAGATGTAAACGCGTTGTGTCATGTGAGTTCTCCGGAATTCGTCTTGTTTCGCATTAGGTTCAACTTAGCGCTTGCGATGAACGACACGCAACGCGCCGTGGCCGAGTACGCCGAGCAAAGTCAGCAGGACAATGCCCCAGCCGGCGGTGTCGACGAATCTGTTGGAATCTCGACCGGGCAGATACACACCCTGTATGCCGGCGAGCCGCCCATCCTTGGCGTGGCATGCCACACATCCCAGCGCTTTTTCTTTCGGCGCAACCATGTGGGTAATCGGCCACGACATTTCAGTCTTGATGAATTCAAATTTGCCCGAATATGGCGCGCCCGAATCCTTCATGCCGACCGGTATGGCTTTGTCCCACGCCAGGTTTTTCCAGAAGCCGGTATCGTCATTGCCGGCGGTGTGCGGCGTGATCAGTGTCTTGTTGATTGGGTCATAGGGTTGCGAGCCGCGGAAAACCTTCATCGGCCAGATCAGCGATTTCCCGTCGGTCGGGCTGCCGCCGAGTTTGTTGATCGGTGTGCGCTGGTCGGTCTTCTCGATCTTGTCAGAAAGCAGCGTGTACTCGACGTGACCGTTGAACCACGCATACTCCGGCTTCACGTTTTCGGCCAGTGTGAAATCGCCCTTGCGCGATTCGTAGGTGATGCGACCCTTGGCGTCCTTGCGGGTGATTTGCTGGCCCTGCTCGTCTTTTTGGCCCGCCGTGGACCAGTCCCAGGTCATCTTGGTGGCAACGCCGCCGCGTGCAAAAGCTGGAATGTGGCAGGTTTGGCAGGCAAGTTTGGCGGTATGCTGGTTGAGGCGCGGTTCTTTCTTGTGCGGGGCGTTGTTATGACAAGCCACACAGCTTGCAGGGTTGCCGTTGCTGGCCCGGCCGGGCATGTGCGCACCCTTGGTATCTTTTGCGGTCGGCGTGTAGCGGCTGC
The nucleotide sequence above comes from Betaproteobacteria bacterium. Encoded proteins:
- a CDS encoding rhodanese-like domain-containing protein — its product is MIDARPKRVAEKGMIPTALNISDSEFDKNIDKLPADKATPLIYYCGGMECVLSDKSAEKAKKLGHTNGPHLSAGLSGVGKTASAPRHGNSRNFMSSGTSAAASSPQPIGTGKRKGPGHCRLV
- a CDS encoding c-type cytochrome — protein: MKLNHTLAAAAVLALLGTSLSAQAYDADWKRGRVYYRAVCTTCHLAAPIGSINPSTKTKAEWAAYLKADKHAKGKDTVKEYVSKAYRAKIKAGNKAAEKFADAPDQELLDDVAAFLNKGAKDGDAPASCSWIVALLAARGAIQPRGLPRAICRQR
- a CDS encoding cytochrome b/b6 domain-containing protein; amino-acid sequence: MTQRVYIFKAFERFWHWSQAALIIFLMLTGFEIHGTYTNFGFEKGGGLPVIAAWSLVGLWIFAIFWHLTTGEWRHYIPTREKIFVMAKFYSSGIFKHEPHPFKPSHINKHNPLQRLTYLAILTMLSPLIWFTGWLYLFYADWAAWGLTKLQLEWIAVGHTVGAFLMLAFLISHLYLATTGHKVTSQVKTMITGWEEAE
- a CDS encoding rhodanese-like domain-containing protein, with protein sequence MLVDVRDAKEFAAGTAKGAVNIPINELEKKLSTLPTDKPVVFICGTGAHLARPMTP